Proteins from a genomic interval of Marmota flaviventris isolate mMarFla1 chromosome 8, mMarFla1.hap1, whole genome shotgun sequence:
- the Lamb2 gene encoding laminin subunit beta-2, with the protein MRQRPTRAGMEWASGDEGRGRQGLGVPWELRLGLLLSVLVATLAQALALDVPGCSRGSCYPATGDLLVGRADRLTASSTCGLHGPEPYCIVSHLQDEKKCFLCDSRRPYSARDNPYSHRIQNVVTSFAPQRRAAWWQSENGIPRVTIQLDLEAEFHFTHLIMTFKTFRPAAMLVERSADFGHTWHVYRYFSYDCGADFPGVPLAPPRHWDDVVCESRYSEIEPSTEGEVIYRVLDPAIPILDPYSSRIQNLLKITNLRVNLTRLHTLGDNLLDPRREIREKYYYALYELVVRGNCFCYGHASQCAPAPGAPAHVEGMVHGACVCKHNTRGLNCEQCQDFYHDLPWHPAEDGHSHACKKCECHGHTHSCHFDMAVYLASGNVSGGVCDKCQHNTAGHHCELCRPFFYRDPTKDLRDPAVCRSCDCDPMGSQDGGRCDSHDDPALGLVSGQCRCKKHVVGTRCQQCRDGFFGLSASDPLGCQRCQCNTRGTVPGGTPCDSSSGTCFCKRLVTGRGCHRCLPGHWGLSHDILGCRPCDCDAGGALDPQCDEATGQCHCRQHMVGRRCEQVQPGYFRPFLDHLTWEAEEARGQVLDIVERLAITGETPSWTGPGFVQLREGQVLEFLVTSLPRAMEYDLLLRLEPQVPEQWAEIELTVQRPGPVSAHSPCGHVLPKDDRIQGTLQPDVRYLMLPRPICLEPGTSYKLHLKLLRTGGSTQPETSYSGPDLLIDSLVLLPRVLVLEIFSGGDAAALERRATFERYRCHEEGLVPGKVPPSEACAPLLISLSTLIYNGALPCQCDPQGSLSSECNPHGGQCQCKPGVAGRRCDLCATGYYGFGPIGCQACQCSPEGALSSLCEGTSGQCPCRTGAFGLRCDHCQRGQWGFPSCRPCVCNGHADECDTHTGTCLGCRDHTVGEHCERCIAGFHGDPRLPYGGQCRPCPCPEGPGSQRHFATSCHRDGYSQHIVCHCQLGYTGPRCEACAPGHFGDPSRPGGRCQPCECSGNIDPMDPDACDPHTGQCVRCLHNTEGPQCAHCKPGFHGQAARQSCHRCTCNPLGTDPQHCPSTDQCHCDPSSGQCPCLPNVQGLSCDHCAPNFWNLTSSHGCQPCACHLSRARGPTCNQFTGQCHCRAGFGGQTCSECQELHWGDPGLQCRACDCDPRGIDTPQCHRSTGHCSCRPGVSGVRCDQCARGFSGVFPSCHPCHACFGDWDRVVQDLAARTRRLEQWAQELQQTGVLGAFESSFWHMQEKLGMVQAIVGAHNTSAASSMQLVEATEELRHEIGEATEHLTQLEAKLTDVQDENFNANNELSGLERDGLALNLTLRQLHQHLDLLKHSNFLGAYDSIHHAYIQSVEAERRANTSALLVPSSVSNSADTRHQTEVLMDGQREDFNQKHLANQRALGKLSDHARTLSLTVINELVCGAPGDAPCVTSPCGGAGCRDEDGQLRCGGLGCSGAAATADLALGRARHTQAELQRALVEGDGILSRVAETRRQAGEAQQRAQEALDKANASRGQVEQANQELRELIQSVKDFLSQEGADPDSIEMVATQVLELSIPASPDQIQHLAGAIAERVRSLADVDTILARTVGDVRRTEQLLQDAQRARSWAEVEKQKAETVQAALEEAQRAQGAAQGAIQRAVADTQHTEQTLHQVQERMAGAEQALSSAGERAQQLDALLEALKLKRAGNSLAASTAEETAGSAQSRAWEAEQLLQGPVGDQYQTVRALAERKAQGVLAAQARAEQLREEARGLLQAAQDKLQRLQELEGTYEENERALEGKAAQLDGLEARMRSVLQAINLQVQIYNTCQ; encoded by the exons ATGCGCCAAAGACCCACACGGGCAGG GATGGAGTGGGCCTCAGGGGACGAAGGGAGGGGCCGGCAGGGACTGGGTGTGCCCTGGGAACTTCGACTGGGCCTGCTTCTAAGTG TGCTGGTGGCCACACTGGCCCAGGCCCTAGCTCTAGATGTGCCTGGCTGTTCAAGAGGAAGCTGCTACCCAGCCACAGGTGACCTGTTGGTGGGCCGTGCTGACAGACTGACTGCCTCATCCACCTGTGGCCTGCATGGTCCTGAACCCTACTGCATTGTCAGTCACCTACAG GATGAGAAGAAGTGTTTCCTGTGTGATTCTCGGCGCCCCTACTCTGCTAGAGACAACCCATATAGCCATCGCATCCAGAATGTGGTCACCAGCTTTGCACCACAGCGCCGGGCAGCCTGGTGGCAATCAGAGAATG GTATTCCCAGGGTCACCATCCAGCTGGACCTGGAGGCTGAGTTTCATTTCACGCACCTCATTATGACCTTCAAG ACATTTCGCCCTGCTGCCATGCTGGTGGAGCGCTCAGCCGATTTTGGCCACACCTGGCATGTGTACCGATATTTCTCCTATGACTGTGGGGCTGACTTTCCAGGAGTTCCATTAGCCCCTCCACGGCACTGGGATGATGTAGTCTGTGAGTCCCGCTACTCAGAAATTGAGCCATCCACTGAAGGCGAG GTTATCTATCGTGTGTTAGACCCTGCCATCCCTATCCTGGATCCCTACAGTTCACGGATTCAGA ACCTATTGAAGATCACCAACCTGCGGGTGAACCTGACTCGTCTTCACACACTGGGAGACAATCTGCTTGACCCAAGGCGGGAGATCCGAGAGAAGTACTATTATGCCCTGTATGAGCTGGTTGTGCGTGGCAACTGCTTCTGCTATGGACATGCCTCACAGTGTGCACCAGCCCCAGGGGCACCAGCCCATGTTGAGGGCATG GTGCATGGAGCCTGTGTCTGCAAGCACAACACCCGTGGCCTCAACTGTGAGCAGTGTCAGGATTTCTATCATGACCTGCCCTGGCATCCAGCTGAAGATGGCCACAGTCATGCCTGTAAGA AGTGCGAGTGTCATGGACACACCCACAGCTGCCACTTTGACATGGCTGTTTACCTAGCATCTGGCAATGTGAGTGGAGGCGTGTGTGATAAGTGTCAGCACAATACAGCTGGGCATCACTGTGAGCTCTGCCGGCCCTTCTTCTATCGTGACCCAACCAAGGATCTGCGGGACCCAGCTGTGTGCCGCT CTTGTGATTGTGATCCTATGGGTTCCCAAGATGGTGGTCGCTGTGATTCTCATGATGATCCTGCACTGGGGCTGGTCTCAGGCCAGTGTCGCTGCAAAAAACATGTGGTGGGCACTCGCTGTCAGCAATGCCGTGATGGCTTCTTTGGGCTCAGTGCCAGTGACCCTCTAGGCTGCCAGC GTTGTCAGTGTAATACACGGGGTACAGTGCCTGGGGGCACCCCTTGTGACTCCAGTAGTGGAACCTGTTTCTGCAAGCGTCTGGTGACTGGACGCGGGTGCCATCGCTGCCTG CCTGGCCACTGGGGCCTGAGCCACGACATACTTGGTTGCCGCCCCTGTGACTGCGATGCAGGTGGTGCCTTGGATCCTCA GTGTGATGAGGCCACAGGCCAGTGCCACTGCCGCCAGCACATGGTTGGACGGCGCTGTGAGCAAGTGCAACCTGGTTACTTCCGGCCCTTCCTGGACCAtctaacttgggaggctgaggaagccCGAGGGCAG GTGCTGGATATTGTGGAGCGATTGGCAATCACCGGGGAGACTCCATCCTGGACTGGCCCAGGCTTTGTGCAGCTGCGGGAGGGTCAGGTGCTGGAGTTCCTGGTGACTTCTTTGCCAAGGGCCATGGAATATGACCTGCTGCTGCGTTTGGAACCCCAG GTTCCTGAGCAATGGGCAGAGATAGAACTGACTGTGCAACGTCCAGGGCCTGTGTCTGCCCACAGCCCGTGTGGGCATGTGCTGCCCAAGGATGACCGTATCCAAGGGACTTTACAACCAGACGTTAG GTACCTGATGCTTCCTAGACCTATTTGCCTTGAGCCTGGCACCTCTTACAAATTGCATCTGAAGCTGTTACGAACAGGAGGAAGCACCCAGCCTGAGACCTCCTACTCTGGACCTGACCTACTCATTGACTCG CTGGTGCTGCTGCCCCGTGTCCTGGTGCTAGAAATATTCAGTGGGGGTGATGCTGCTGCCCTGGAGCGCCGTGCCACCTTTGAACGCTACCGATGTCATGAAGAAGGTCTGGTGCCTGGCAAGGTCCCTCCTTCCGAGGCCTGTGCCCCCCTCCTCATTAGCCTGTCTACTCTGATATACAACGGTGCCCTGC CTTGTCAGTGTGACCCTCAAGGTTCACTGAGTTCTGAGTGCAACCCTCATGGTGGCCAGTGCCAATGCAAACCTGGAGTGGCTGGACGCCGCTGTGACCTCTGTGCCACTGGCTACTATGGCTTTGGCCCCATCGGCTGTCAAG CCTGCCAGTGCAGTCCTGAAGGGGCGCTCAGCAGCCTATGTGAAGGAACTAGTGGGCAATGTCCCTGCCGCACTGGTGCCTTTGGGCTTCGTTGTGACCACTGCCAGCGTGGCCAGTGGGGATTTCCTAGCTGCCGGCCATGTGTCTGCAATGGGCATGCTGATGAATGTGACACCCACACAGGCACTTGCCTGGGCTGCCGTGATCACACAGTGGGTGAACACTGTGAAAG GTGCATTGCTGGCTTCCATGGGGATCCACGGCTGCCATATGGGGGCCAGTGCCGGCCCTGTCCCTGCCCTGAAGGCCCTGGAAGCCAAAGGCACTTTGCTACTTCTTGCCACCGGGATGGCTACTCCCAGCACATTGTGTGCCACTGCCAGTTAGGCTACACAG GGCCACGGTGCGAAGCTTGTGCCCCTGGGCACTTTGGGGATCCATCAAGGCCAGGTGGCAGATGCCAACCATGTGAGTGCAGTGGGAACATTGACCCTATGGACCCTGATGCTTGTGACCCCCACACGGGGCAATGTGTGCGCTGTTTACACAACACAGAAGGGCCACAGTGTGCCCACTGCAAGCCTGGCTTCCATGGTCAGGCTGCCCGACAGAGTTGTCATC GCTGCACCTGCAACCCACTAGGCACAGATCCCCAGCATTGCCCATCCACTGACCAGTGCCATTGTGATCCAAGCAGTGGGCAGTGTCCATGTCTCCCCAATGTCCAAGGCCTTAGCTGTGACCACTGTGCCCCCAACTTTTGGAACCTTACTAGTAGCCACGGCTGCCAGCCTTGTGCCTGCCACCTAAGCCGAGCCAGAGGCCCCACCTGCAATCAG TTCACAGGGCAGTGCCACTGTCGTGCTGGCTTTGGTGGGCAGACTTGTTCAGAGTGCCAAGAACTCCACTGGGGAGACCCTGGGTTGCAGTGCCGTG CCTGTGATTGTGACCCTCGTGGAATAGACACACCTCAGTGTCACCGCTCCACAGGCCATTGTAGCTGCCGCCCAGGCGTGTCTGGTGTGCGCTGTGATCAGTGTGCCCGGGGCTTTTCTGGTGTCTTTCCTTCATGCCACCCTTGCCATGCATGCTTTGGGGATTGGGACCGTGTGGTACAGGACTTGGCTGCCCGTACACGGCGCCTGGAGCAGTGGGCACAGGAACTCCAGCAGACCGGTGTGCTGGGTGCCTTTGAGAGCAGCTTTTGGCACATGCAggagaagctgggcatggtgcagGCCATTGTGGGTGCCCACAACACCTCAGCTGCCTCTTCTATGCAGCTTGTGGAGGCCACAGAGGAGCTGCG GCATGAAATTGGGGAGGCCACTGAGCACCTGACTCAGCTGGAGGCCAAGTTGACAGATGTGCAGGATGAGAACTTCAATGCCAACAATGAACTCAGTGGTCTAGAGCGAGATGGACTTGCACTTAATCTCACACTACGTCAGCTTCACCAGCATCTGGACCTGCTCAAGCATTCAAACTTCTTAG GTGCCTATGACAGCATCCACCATGCCTATATCCAGTCTGTAGAGGCAGAACGTCGTGCTAATACCTCAGCCCTGCTAGTGCCTAGCTCTGTGAGCAACTCAGCAGATACCCGGCATCAGACAGAAGTGCTAATGGATGGCCAGAGGGAAGACTTCAACCAAAAACATCTGGCCAACCAGCGAGCACTGGGCAAACTCTCTGACCATGCTCGCACCCTGAGCTTGACTGTCATAAATGAACTG GTGTGTGGGGCCCCAGGGGATGCCCCTTGTGTTACCAGCCCTTGTGGGGGTGCCGGCTGCCGGGATGAGGATGGGCAGCTCCGCTGTGGGGGTCTTGGCTGCAGCGGGGCTGCAGCCACAGCAGACCTAGCATTGGGCCGGGCCCGGCACACACAGGCAGAGCTACAGCGTGCACTAGTAGAAGGTGATGGCATCCTCAGCCGAGTGGCTGAGACTCGACGGCAGGCAGGTGAGGCACAGCAGCGGGCCCAGGAGGCCCTGGACAAGGCTAATGCTTCCAGGGGACAGGTGGAACAGGCCAACCAGGAACTTCGAGAACTTATCCAGAGTGTAAAAGACTTTCTTAGCC AGGAGGGTGCTGATCCTGATAGCATTGAGATGGTGGCTACACAAGTACTGGAGCTGTCTATCCCAGCTTCACCAGATCAGATCCAGCACCTGGCAGGTGCGATTGCGGAACGGGTTAGAAGCCTGGCAGATGTAGACACAATCCTGGCACGTACTGTGGGGGATGTGCGTCGGACTGAGCAGTTACTGCAGGATGCACAGCGGGCAAG GAGCTGGGCTGAAGTTGAGAAACAGAAGGCAGAAACAGTACAGGCAGCACTGGAAGAGGCTCAGCGGGCACAGGGTGCTGCCCAGGGTGCCATCCAGAGAGCAGTGGCTGACACACAGCATACAGAGCAGACTCTGCACCAG GTACAGGAAAGAATGGCAGGTGCAGAGCAGGCACTGAGCTCTGCAGGTGAGCGGGCTCAGCAACTAGATGCTCTCCTGGAGGCTCTGAAACTGAAACGGGCAGGAAATAGTCTGGCAGCTTCTACAGCCGAAGAAACAGCAGGCAGTGCCCAGAGccgtgcttgggaggctgagcag CTGCTGCAGGGCCCAGTGGGTGATCAATACCAAACTGTGAGGGCCCTGGCTGAGCGCAAGGCCCAGGGTGTGCTGGCTGCACAGGCCAGGGCAGAACAACTGCGAGAAGAGGCTCGGGGCCTGTTGCAGGCTGCTCAGGACAAGTTGCAGCGACTACAGG AACTGGAGGGCACCTATGAAGAGAACGAACGTGCACTGGAGGGCAAGGCTGCCCAGCTGGACGGGCTGGAGGCCAGGATGCGCAGCGTGCTTCAAGCCATCAATCTGCAGGTCCAGATCTACAACACTTGCCAGTGA